The sequence below is a genomic window from Luteimonas sp. MC1825.
TCAATCGCCTGCTGACCGTCGACGCCGAGACGCGCCTGCAGGCGCCAGGCACCAACGGCCGCTGAGCGCGGCAGTTGGCGGCAAGGCAAACAGGGCGCTTCGGCGCCCTGTTGCGTTCAGGGCGCCGGCGGCAGGTTCGGCGCGATCAGCTCCATGGTGCGCGCCAGTGCGCCACGCCCGGCCTTCACCAGCTGCAGGCCCGCCTGGGCCATTGCCTCGTGCGCCTGGTCATCGGCGAGCAGCCCGGCCACCGCCAGGCCGACCGCGTCGGCATCGGCGGCGATGCGCAGCGCACCGGCTTCGTCGAGCTGGCGTGCGATGTCGCTGAAATTGTGCAGGTGCGGCCCGGTCACCACGGCCACGCCCAGCGCCGCCGGCTCGAGCAGGTTGTGTCCGCCGACCGGCTGCAGGCTGCCGCCCACGAAGGCCACGCGCGCGCAGGCATAGAACTGCGCCAGCTCCCCGAGCGTGTCGATCACGAACACGTCGTCGTTGCCGTCAGGCCAGTGCGTGAACTGGCGCGTCGCCACCCGCCAGCCTGCTTCCACGCAGGCCTGGGTGACGGCGCGGAAGCGTTCCGGATGGCGCGGTGCCCACAGCAGCAGCAGCGTTGGCCAGCGTTCGCGCAGGCGCCGGTGGATGGCGATGATCGCCGCTTCCTCCTCGGGGTGCGTGCTGGCCGCGATCCACGCCATGCGGCCACCGCTGTGCCCGGCGAACGCGGCGGCGGTGCGGCGCGCCGCGTCGTCCACGGTGATGTCGAACTTGAGGTTGCCGAGCACGGTGACCGCCGCGGGCTCGGCGCCCAGGCGCACGAAGCGCTCGCCGTCGGCCTCGGACTGCGCGGCGACGCGCGCCAGCGTGCGCAGCGCCCGCGCCACCAGCGGGCGCAGCACGCGGTAGCCACGCAGCGACCGCTCCGACAGGCGAGCGTTGACCAGGTAGGCCGGAATGCCGTGGTCGCGGCAGCAGAACAGGAGGTTCGGCCACAACTCCGTCTCCAGCACCAGCGCGAGTCGCGGCCGGTGGTGGTCGAGGAACCGCCGCACCGCACCGGACAGGTCATAAGGCAGGTACACGTGGTCGACCCGGTCGCCCCACAGCGCCTGCACCCGGGATGAGCCGGTCGGCGTGATGGTGGTCACCAGCAGGCGAAGGTCGGGCCGCGCGGCCAGCAGCGCGTTCACCAGCGGCGCCGCGGCATTCACTTCGCCCACCGATACCGCGTGCACCCACACGCACTCGCCCGCGGCGGGTGGTGCGCGATAGATCGCGTAGCGCTCGTCCCAGCGCTGCAGGTAGCCGACCTGGCGGAATCCGCGCCAGATCAGGTGGTACACCGTGACCGGCACCAGCAGGTACAGCACGGCCGAATACAGCGCGCGCAGCAGGCGTTCAACGGCGCGTTCGCTAGGGGCGGCCTTCATGCGGCAAGGATAGCGAAGCCGCCGCGCCTGCGGCGGGCCGGTCGGCCCCGACCGGTAGAATCCCTGCATGGCCGACCTCGATCACTCGCCGCCGCTGGCGCCGCGCCACTGGCCCACCTGGCTCGGCATCGGCGTGATGGCGCTGCTGGCGCGCCTG
It includes:
- the waaA gene encoding lipid IV(A) 3-deoxy-D-manno-octulosonic acid transferase, whose product is MKAAPSERAVERLLRALYSAVLYLLVPVTVYHLIWRGFRQVGYLQRWDERYAIYRAPPAAGECVWVHAVSVGEVNAAAPLVNALLAARPDLRLLVTTITPTGSSRVQALWGDRVDHVYLPYDLSGAVRRFLDHHRPRLALVLETELWPNLLFCCRDHGIPAYLVNARLSERSLRGYRVLRPLVARALRTLARVAAQSEADGERFVRLGAEPAAVTVLGNLKFDITVDDAARRTAAAFAGHSGGRMAWIAASTHPEEEAAIIAIHRRLRERWPTLLLLWAPRHPERFRAVTQACVEAGWRVATRQFTHWPDGNDDVFVIDTLGELAQFYACARVAFVGGSLQPVGGHNLLEPAALGVAVVTGPHLHNFSDIARQLDEAGALRIAADADAVGLAVAGLLADDQAHEAMAQAGLQLVKAGRGALARTMELIAPNLPPAP